From Pantoea sp. At-9b, the proteins below share one genomic window:
- a CDS encoding acyl-CoA dehydrogenase family protein has protein sequence MSQTDSGWGAAPTANYEQLAQQFRPLFADIRAGAIERELQRQLPFEQIAWLKQSGFTALRVPKSAGGQGATLPELFNLLIELGEADSNLVQSIRGHLGFVENVLSSGNNTWRDTWLSRLGRGEIVGPAWSETGEARQSTFSTRIQRSGNQWQLNGKKFYTTGSLYSDWIDVGLTDENNQGVSVTVSRTAPGVMVLDDWDGFGQTLTASGTAIFDNVVIQDDDINEEAHFKYSPAFFQLVHLATIAGLGRAQSSEVAALVAARKRTYSNGNASRAAQDAQILQVVGRLRGAAYSSGAIVLHAAHALERAFVAQQSGDQEQANHAVAIAELEVSQSLNVVTDLLLNASSILFDALGASATLKPLGLDRFWRNVRTLSSHNPRVYKDRIVGDFAVNGTLPPEQWRIGVADIDSDIK, from the coding sequence TTGAACGCGAATTGCAGCGGCAGTTGCCGTTCGAACAGATTGCATGGTTGAAGCAAAGCGGATTCACCGCGCTGCGGGTACCGAAGAGCGCCGGCGGCCAGGGTGCCACCCTGCCAGAACTTTTTAACCTGCTGATTGAGTTGGGTGAAGCGGATTCCAACCTGGTGCAGTCCATACGCGGCCATCTTGGCTTTGTGGAAAATGTCCTCAGCAGCGGCAACAACACCTGGCGCGATACCTGGCTGTCACGTCTGGGGCGCGGTGAAATTGTCGGCCCTGCCTGGAGTGAAACTGGCGAAGCCCGTCAGTCCACCTTTTCTACCCGCATTCAACGTAGCGGCAACCAGTGGCAGCTGAATGGCAAAAAATTCTATACCACCGGCTCCCTCTATTCGGACTGGATCGACGTCGGCCTGACAGATGAAAACAACCAAGGTGTCTCCGTCACCGTGTCACGTACCGCTCCCGGCGTGATGGTACTGGATGACTGGGACGGTTTTGGTCAGACGCTGACGGCGAGCGGGACGGCAATCTTTGACAACGTCGTGATTCAGGATGACGACATCAACGAAGAAGCCCACTTCAAATATTCGCCCGCGTTCTTTCAACTGGTCCATCTGGCGACCATTGCCGGGCTGGGACGAGCGCAAAGTAGCGAAGTTGCCGCGCTGGTGGCAGCTCGAAAGCGCACTTACAGTAACGGCAATGCGTCGCGTGCGGCGCAGGATGCGCAGATCCTTCAGGTCGTCGGACGTCTGCGCGGCGCAGCCTATAGCAGTGGTGCCATTGTGCTGCATGCTGCCCATGCGCTGGAACGTGCGTTTGTGGCACAACAAAGCGGCGATCAGGAGCAGGCTAATCATGCGGTTGCGATCGCCGAACTGGAGGTTTCTCAGTCGCTTAACGTCGTTACTGACCTGCTGCTGAATGCCAGCTCCATCCTGTTTGATGCGCTGGGGGCGTCCGCCACGTTAAAACCGCTGGGATTGGATCGCTTCTGGCGGAATGTCCGTACTTTGTCTTCGCACAATCCACGCGTCTACAAAGACCGGATCGTCGGTGATTTTGCGGTGAACGGCACATTGCCACCCGAACAATGGCGTATTGGTGTGGCCGATATCGATAGCGACATAAAATAA
- a CDS encoding MFS transporter, with product MQTISKAGTVTLLAVACLTIMVGCVIVPGLTEIAENLGTPAAASWLVTVPSLGVVIFGPLAGWFIDRVGAYKALCGGLALYGALGAGGVFLHGMVPVLIDRLLLGGVTAVVMSAGTSLISTFFSGQARLKMIATQGMSIELGGVIFLFIGGLLATLGWQWPFLLYLVSWLFLGMMFLFVPEPVLRQEVSERLDIHVTDDLSRRALTPIYFAALFSMVCFFTAIIIIPQYFHQMDIGAAETGYFLSFISLVAVFAAAAMPKVVAKLHELYTLYLAFICYVLGQLVFALAVSIPVLVIGGAFMGCGFGLSVPLVNHMTVERSHERRRGKNLARLSMAIFSGQFISSFMEFIPGSLAGVFLGTALTGVLVIVVLMCWRQSFYSVTEG from the coding sequence ATGCAAACAATCAGCAAAGCGGGCACAGTGACACTGCTTGCGGTTGCCTGTCTGACGATTATGGTCGGCTGCGTCATCGTGCCTGGCCTGACAGAAATCGCAGAAAATCTTGGGACACCAGCGGCAGCAAGCTGGCTGGTCACAGTTCCCTCTCTTGGCGTGGTGATTTTTGGTCCCCTGGCCGGTTGGTTTATCGATCGGGTCGGAGCGTACAAAGCGTTATGCGGTGGTCTGGCCCTGTATGGTGCCTTGGGTGCCGGAGGCGTGTTTCTGCACGGGATGGTGCCAGTGCTTATCGACCGCCTACTACTGGGTGGGGTGACGGCAGTAGTCATGTCAGCCGGAACAAGTCTTATCTCTACGTTTTTTAGCGGGCAGGCTCGTCTCAAAATGATTGCCACACAGGGTATGTCCATTGAGCTGGGCGGGGTCATTTTTCTTTTTATCGGTGGGCTACTGGCTACTTTGGGATGGCAATGGCCATTCCTGCTGTATTTGGTGTCATGGTTATTTCTGGGCATGATGTTCCTTTTCGTGCCAGAACCCGTATTGCGCCAGGAAGTGTCGGAAAGATTGGATATTCACGTAACGGATGATCTGAGTCGCAGAGCGCTTACCCCGATTTATTTTGCCGCATTATTCTCCATGGTCTGTTTTTTCACCGCTATTATCATCATTCCACAATACTTCCATCAGATGGATATTGGTGCAGCCGAGACGGGCTATTTCCTGTCGTTTATCTCCCTGGTTGCGGTGTTCGCCGCCGCCGCGATGCCAAAGGTCGTGGCAAAATTGCACGAGCTTTATACCCTCTATCTTGCTTTTATTTGTTATGTGTTGGGCCAGTTGGTTTTCGCTTTGGCCGTCAGCATACCGGTTCTGGTCATCGGTGGTGCGTTCATGGGTTGCGGCTTTGGTCTTTCTGTGCCGCTGGTCAATCACATGACCGTGGAAAGAAGTCACGAACGTCGTCGCGGGAAAAATCTGGCACGGCTTTCAATGGCTATTTTCTCTGGTCAGTTTATCTCATCTTTTATGGAGTTCATCCCTGGTAGCCTCGCTGGCGTGTTTCTTGGTACGGCATTAACTGGTGTGCTGGTGATCGTGGTGCTTATGTGCTGGCGGCAATCCTTTTATAGCGTCACAGAGGGTTAA
- a CDS encoding IclR family transcriptional regulator: MAGDSEQSGSQVIARAAIILRTLETQPKGLTITELARQTGLARATVHRLVASLEQQQLLMANGGEIRLGPALARLAAAAHTDVIALARPAMETLGRRTRETVDLSVYRGSHAVSVSQYVSDQELRVVSAVGTAFPSHCTAHGKALLAQIDDQTIASVFGEQIEVRTQYSHGNLAALLADVAQIRERGYAVDTEEHALGVCGLGVSINAHLNEHYAISLAIPALRFEDNFTLLLSALKQCKSEIEALVRAN; encoded by the coding sequence ATGGCTGGCGATTCGGAGCAAAGCGGTTCACAGGTAATAGCACGTGCAGCGATCATCCTGCGCACGCTTGAAACTCAACCCAAAGGCCTGACCATTACTGAGCTTGCCAGGCAGACGGGCCTTGCACGCGCCACTGTTCATCGTCTGGTGGCCTCGCTGGAACAACAGCAATTGTTGATGGCAAACGGTGGTGAGATCCGCCTGGGGCCTGCGCTCGCCAGACTGGCAGCGGCGGCACATACCGATGTGATCGCCCTGGCCCGCCCGGCTATGGAAACGCTGGGTCGCCGCACACGTGAAACGGTAGATTTGAGTGTTTATCGTGGAAGCCACGCAGTGTCAGTCAGCCAGTATGTTTCTGATCAGGAACTTCGGGTGGTATCCGCCGTGGGAACAGCGTTTCCCAGCCACTGTACCGCGCATGGCAAAGCCCTGCTCGCACAAATTGATGATCAGACCATTGCCAGCGTTTTCGGCGAGCAGATTGAAGTACGCACCCAGTATTCACACGGTAATTTAGCGGCATTGTTAGCCGATGTTGCCCAGATTCGTGAACGTGGTTATGCAGTGGATACTGAGGAACATGCCCTTGGCGTATGCGGCCTGGGCGTCAGTATCAATGCGCATCTGAATGAACATTATGCTATTTCGCTGGCCATACCGGCGCTACGCTTTGAGGATAACTTCACCCTACTGTTAAGTGCGTTAAAGCAATGCAAATCAGAAATTGAAGCTCTGGTACGAGCCAATTAA
- a CDS encoding autotransporter strand-loop-strand O-heptosyltransferase, giving the protein MTEIIPVVSLAASASDNAAESVPYPFVLPPDRPSIKGPAGIFYDFNDGVRILLPAGRWRVAILDNDSDNILFHCESGAGWVTSAKKYFVCFRIQVWRGDEKVPLLDETLSLKGRDVLISFPTGTLGDLLGWFHYAERFRVRHQCQLECVMAPNIIALLEGQYPDIRFSSPDAVVQRSPYATYRVGLFFGGNDTHQPIDFRQTGFHRIAGHILGVDPREAPPRLNLSAPRTITEPYVCIAVQSTSQAKFWNNGHGWAEVVAHLKSLGYRVLCIDREARTGRGFVWNHIPFGAEDFTGNLPLQDRVDLLRHASFFIGLASGLSWLAWAAQIPVVLISGFSLPGAEFYTPWRVFSSHGCSGCWDSLQETFDHRDFFWCPRHKGTDRQFECTRLITGKQVCRVTDQLHAQLHGH; this is encoded by the coding sequence ATGACTGAAATTATCCCGGTGGTGAGCCTGGCGGCATCTGCATCTGACAATGCCGCAGAGTCAGTCCCTTATCCCTTCGTCCTTCCTCCCGATCGTCCTTCAATCAAGGGACCCGCGGGCATTTTCTACGACTTCAATGATGGCGTGCGGATCCTGCTGCCCGCAGGGCGCTGGCGTGTTGCCATACTGGACAACGACTCAGACAACATCCTGTTTCATTGTGAGTCCGGGGCGGGCTGGGTCACGTCGGCAAAGAAGTATTTTGTCTGTTTCCGCATCCAGGTCTGGCGTGGTGATGAAAAGGTTCCCTTGCTGGATGAAACCCTGTCATTGAAAGGCCGGGACGTACTGATTTCTTTCCCCACCGGCACGCTCGGCGACCTGCTCGGCTGGTTTCACTACGCAGAGCGTTTCCGCGTGCGACACCAGTGCCAACTGGAATGCGTAATGGCACCGAACATCATTGCCCTGCTGGAAGGCCAGTACCCGGATATACGCTTCTCCAGCCCGGACGCCGTCGTGCAGCGTTCCCCGTATGCCACATATCGGGTTGGCTTGTTCTTTGGCGGCAACGATACCCACCAGCCGATTGACTTCCGCCAGACCGGTTTCCACCGCATCGCCGGACATATTCTCGGCGTGGACCCTCGCGAGGCGCCCCCGCGCCTCAACCTGAGCGCGCCGCGCACCATCACCGAGCCTTATGTCTGCATCGCTGTCCAGTCCACCTCTCAGGCCAAGTTCTGGAACAACGGGCACGGCTGGGCGGAGGTGGTGGCGCACCTGAAATCTCTGGGCTACCGGGTACTGTGCATTGACCGTGAGGCCCGCACCGGTCGCGGCTTCGTCTGGAATCACATCCCCTTTGGCGCCGAAGACTTTACCGGCAACCTTCCCCTGCAAGATCGGGTGGACCTGCTCCGTCACGCCAGTTTCTTTATCGGCCTGGCCAGTGGACTGTCCTGGCTTGCCTGGGCAGCACAGATACCGGTGGTGCTTATCAGCGGATTCAGCCTGCCGGGTGCCGAATTTTATACACCCTGGCGGGTGTTCAGCAGTCACGGTTGCAGCGGCTGTTGGGACAGCCTGCAGGAGACCTTCGACCATCGGGACTTCTTTTGGTGTCCCCGTCACAAGGGAACCGACCGACAATTCGAGTGCACCCGCCTGATTACCGGAAAACAGGTCTGTCGCGTAACTGACCAGCTCCATGCGCAACTGCATGGGCATTAA
- a CDS encoding AIDA repeat-containing protein has protein sequence MNKAYRIVWSAARQAWVVASERAGSGGRPPLAVKKAAGAILLLGAGIASQPVWATYYMGTVVSGAGVSQTLNNGDDAENVTVTSNARQYISAGAEATLTTVTNSGNQVIYSGGLAYSTTLSDSGSYQYVNSGAEAWFTTVNNEATQYVSAGGYVYWTILSSGGTLELTPNASAYDITVNSGGRAHIAGGSAGWITLNSGGALTVTAGGVATAISQLAGGALTADTSTTLDGNNSLGAFSVSGGQANNLLLENNGIFSVLSGGNATNTTVGSAGLAVVMSGGTADGTTVNSGGRQIIYSGGSATASILNGGLETVEGTATGTTINQYGEQDVNTGGLAIGTTINSTGTQYVYGTATSAIVNSGGVQYVQSDGSTSATTVNSGGYLTIYGGGSSTSSILNGGRETVEGTATGTTINENGEQDVIIGGLATSTVVNSAGTQEVYGSATATTVNSGGVQFVESGGNASATTVEGGNQFVVSGGTATGTVVNAGGQLNTYGSVTSATLNADGRMFLYGTGSTVSTQINSGGSEYVNSGTSSTSATVNAGGYQTVYAGGSAVAATVSGGTQQVFGEATSTTLNSGGAQYVYSGGTATDTLIGSGAAQGISGTANSTTVAAGGAQYVYNSGSANWTTVTNNGYMNVMSGGAASGTKVNSGGTLSANDGAVVTDLTLASGAVLNTTTSATLAGTNALGAFSISGGQAQNVLLENNGFLNVETGGTATGTVINQGGWEYINGSATGTTVNSGGLQSVTFGGTTTDTVVNSGGEQDVAGTAISTTVNSGGTLTVFNGGLASSSVINNGGQLTVNSGGTATDTTVASGGLLNIADGGILTLANNGFVNDGVTTYDTSTDVALNTTISGSGQLTKNGSGALTLGGTFSQSQVNLNDGSLIMDGLQATTNIVAQSGTSLSLVNSTTLTGIIDPTDVSIDQSSSWNITGDSLVDTLTNAGSITFVPSQGAFTPYTLTVTNLVGNGGTITMYTVAGDSSSPTDKLVIDGGQATGSTGLLVLNRGGLGAQTTGNGIALIEAINGATTDVGAFTLNQPLVAGAYSYTLYRNADQSWYLTSQLTQTPDTDTGTTDPDDSGSTPSTGVTEQANYRDGMWSYAALPSLSLDFDRLVAGSADTRFHYAPDSRMWGRLAAGQSHHADSGTLTGGSVPQSNSAYTFLQLGGDLWQLDGANADWRAGVYAASGLMRSDVWRDHGRNAAGTDRDTAYTGGAYLSGRSHAGLHLDGLVQATHHSISTDSNDGTRLSTNGTGWLATAEIGQAFSVGSGLSLEPQLQYTVQGLSLDDGQDGAASLNWSDTHRQSVRAGLKVGTSEDTKAKLSWWVTPSLTQSYGGHSGVTASVPGVADSEASFRSNLSGTGVGINGGVDAHIRQNVTLGVQAGWSDALHGGESGGYYGQVRLGVSFR, from the coding sequence ATGAATAAGGCTTACAGGATTGTCTGGAGCGCTGCGCGTCAGGCGTGGGTAGTGGCATCAGAGCGCGCCGGCAGCGGTGGACGTCCACCGTTGGCGGTAAAGAAGGCGGCAGGCGCAATCCTGCTGCTGGGGGCTGGTATCGCATCACAGCCAGTCTGGGCGACATATTACATGGGCACCGTTGTTTCAGGAGCCGGCGTCTCGCAAACGCTTAACAATGGTGATGACGCAGAAAATGTTACTGTGACCAGCAATGCCCGGCAGTACATCAGTGCCGGTGCTGAAGCAACGTTAACGACAGTGACCAACAGTGGCAATCAGGTGATTTACTCCGGGGGCTTAGCGTATTCGACGACGTTAAGTGACAGCGGATCTTATCAGTACGTCAACAGTGGTGCCGAGGCATGGTTCACAACGGTCAACAATGAGGCAACACAATATGTCTCAGCGGGTGGTTACGTTTACTGGACCATCCTGAGTAGTGGCGGCACTCTCGAACTGACGCCGAATGCCTCGGCTTATGATATTACCGTGAATTCCGGCGGGCGAGCGCATATTGCTGGTGGTTCAGCCGGTTGGATAACGCTGAATTCAGGTGGTGCCTTAACGGTAACAGCTGGCGGTGTCGCCACGGCTATCTCTCAGCTGGCTGGTGGGGCATTGACGGCGGATACCAGTACCACGCTTGACGGCAACAATAGCCTCGGCGCATTTTCTGTCAGCGGCGGGCAGGCCAATAACCTGCTGCTGGAGAATAACGGCATATTCAGTGTGCTGTCCGGTGGTAACGCGACGAATACCACCGTTGGCTCCGCAGGGTTGGCTGTCGTTATGAGCGGCGGCACGGCTGACGGCACCACCGTGAATAGCGGTGGCAGACAGATCATTTACAGTGGTGGCTCCGCTACCGCTTCAATACTCAATGGCGGACTGGAAACGGTAGAGGGGACGGCAACGGGCACCACCATTAACCAGTATGGTGAGCAAGACGTCAACACGGGTGGTCTGGCCATTGGCACTACCATCAATTCAACGGGTACTCAGTATGTCTACGGCACGGCCACTTCCGCCATCGTGAATTCCGGCGGTGTGCAGTATGTGCAGAGCGATGGCAGTACCAGCGCCACCACCGTGAACAGCGGTGGCTACCTGACGATCTACGGCGGAGGCTCCTCCACCTCTTCAATACTTAATGGTGGACGGGAGACGGTAGAAGGAACGGCCACGGGGACCACTATTAACGAAAATGGCGAGCAAGACGTCATTATCGGGGGCCTTGCCACCAGCACTGTCGTCAATTCTGCGGGTACTCAGGAAGTCTATGGCAGCGCCACGGCTACCACCGTGAATTCTGGCGGTGTGCAGTTCGTAGAAAGCGGTGGCAACGCCAGCGCAACGACCGTCGAGGGCGGAAACCAGTTCGTCGTCAGCGGCGGTACAGCAACTGGCACGGTGGTGAATGCGGGCGGCCAGCTGAATACCTACGGCAGTGTGACCTCCGCCACCCTTAATGCTGACGGTAGAATGTTCCTCTACGGTACAGGATCGACAGTTTCGACGCAGATCAATTCGGGTGGCAGCGAGTATGTCAATTCAGGTACATCAAGCACTTCCGCCACGGTGAATGCAGGTGGCTACCAGACGGTATACGCCGGAGGATCAGCCGTCGCTGCTACCGTGTCAGGTGGTACTCAGCAGGTCTTCGGTGAGGCCACGTCAACCACGCTGAATTCCGGCGGCGCGCAGTATGTTTACAGCGGCGGTACGGCGACCGATACGCTGATCGGCAGTGGTGCCGCGCAGGGCATCTCCGGGACGGCCAACTCAACCACGGTCGCGGCTGGCGGTGCACAATACGTTTACAACAGCGGCAGTGCGAACTGGACCACCGTGACCAATAACGGTTACATGAACGTCATGAGCGGCGGCGCTGCGTCGGGTACCAAAGTGAACTCCGGAGGCACGCTGTCTGCCAATGATGGTGCTGTCGTCACCGATTTGACGCTGGCATCCGGCGCAGTGCTGAATACCACCACCAGTGCAACCTTGGCCGGTACCAACGCGCTCGGTGCCTTTTCCATCAGCGGCGGGCAAGCGCAGAATGTGCTGCTTGAGAACAACGGCTTCCTGAACGTGGAAACCGGAGGCACGGCAACCGGAACGGTCATTAATCAGGGCGGCTGGGAATACATTAACGGCAGTGCCACCGGCACCACCGTGAATTCAGGCGGATTGCAGTCGGTGACATTCGGTGGCACCACCACTGATACCGTGGTGAACTCAGGCGGTGAGCAAGATGTCGCGGGCACCGCCATCTCAACCACCGTCAACTCCGGTGGTACGCTGACCGTGTTTAACGGCGGCCTCGCCTCCAGTTCTGTCATCAACAACGGCGGCCAGCTAACGGTTAACAGTGGTGGTACCGCTACTGACACAACGGTGGCGTCGGGTGGCCTGCTGAACATTGCTGACGGCGGCATTCTGACGCTCGCAAACAACGGCTTCGTGAACGACGGCGTTACTACCTATGACACCAGCACCGATGTCGCGCTGAACACCACCATCTCCGGCAGCGGGCAACTGACCAAGAACGGTTCCGGGGCACTCACGTTGGGTGGCACCTTTAGCCAGTCGCAGGTTAACCTGAATGACGGTTCGTTGATCATGGACGGCCTGCAGGCCACCACCAACATTGTGGCACAGTCCGGTACGTCCCTGTCGCTGGTCAACAGCACCACCCTGACCGGTATCATCGACCCGACTGACGTGAGTATTGACCAGAGCAGTAGCTGGAACATCACCGGCGACTCACTGGTAGATACCCTGACTAACGCCGGCAGCATCACCTTCGTTCCGTCGCAAGGGGCATTTACCCCTTATACCCTGACCGTGACCAATCTGGTCGGCAATGGCGGCACCATCACGATGTATACCGTGGCGGGTGACAGCAGTTCACCGACCGATAAACTGGTGATCGACGGCGGGCAGGCGACGGGCAGTACCGGACTGCTGGTGCTGAACCGCGGCGGGCTGGGTGCCCAGACCACCGGCAACGGCATCGCATTGATTGAGGCGATTAACGGAGCGACGACAGATGTGGGCGCGTTCACCCTCAATCAACCGTTGGTGGCCGGTGCGTACTCTTACACCCTCTACCGCAATGCCGATCAGAGCTGGTATCTGACTTCCCAGCTGACGCAAACCCCTGACACAGATACCGGCACCACGGATCCTGATGACAGCGGTTCCACACCGTCCACTGGCGTGACTGAACAGGCGAACTACCGCGACGGTATGTGGAGCTACGCGGCACTGCCGTCGCTGTCGCTCGACTTCGATCGCCTGGTGGCAGGTTCGGCTGACACGCGTTTCCATTATGCACCGGACAGCCGGATGTGGGGACGTCTGGCAGCAGGCCAGTCCCACCATGCTGACAGTGGAACCCTGACCGGCGGCAGCGTGCCGCAAAGCAACAGCGCGTATACCTTCCTGCAACTGGGTGGTGATCTCTGGCAACTTGACGGCGCAAATGCCGACTGGCGGGCAGGTGTCTATGCGGCCTCCGGTCTGATGCGTAGTGACGTCTGGCGCGACCATGGCCGCAATGCAGCGGGTACGGACCGCGACACAGCCTATACCGGCGGTGCCTACCTGTCGGGCCGCAGTCACGCGGGCTTGCATCTTGACGGCCTGGTACAGGCAACGCACCACAGCATCTCGACCGATTCGAACGACGGCACACGCCTGTCAACCAACGGTACCGGCTGGCTGGCAACGGCGGAAATCGGGCAGGCCTTCAGCGTGGGATCAGGTCTGTCACTGGAACCGCAGTTGCAGTACACGGTACAAGGCCTGAGTCTGGATGATGGGCAGGATGGCGCGGCCTCACTCAACTGGTCCGATACTCACCGTCAGTCGGTGCGCGCCGGACTGAAGGTGGGTACGTCGGAGGATACCAAGGCGAAGTTAAGCTGGTGGGTAACCCCATCGTTAACGCAAAGCTACGGTGGTCATAGCGGGGTAACGGCATCAGTACCGGGCGTGGCGGATTCAGAAGCGTCATTCCGCAGCAACCTGTCAGGCACTGGCGTCGGGATCAACGGTGGTGTGGATGCACATATCCGTCAGAACGTGACGTTGGGTGTGCAGGCAGGCTGGTCTGATGCACTGCACGGCGGAGAATCCGGCGGCTACTACGGTCAGGTCAGACTGGGTGTGTCGTTCCGGTAA